The following nucleotide sequence is from Kineobactrum salinum.
TGGCGCCAAGCATGATCAGGGAAGTGTACTATCGCTTATTGCGCAACAATTACGGCAGTACGATGGTCCATACGGCGCTCAAGGGCAGTAACATGCAGCGCATTGCCTCCGTGATCCGAAAGCTCAAAGCTGAACTGGATCAACCGATAAGTGTGAAAGCTCTGGCCGAACTGGCCAACATGAGCGTTTCAACCTTCCACCTCCACTTTAAGTCGGTAACAGCCATGAGTCCGCTGCAGTTCCAGAAACGGCTGCGCCTGATAGAGGCACGGCACCTGATGTTGTCACGTGACCTGGATGTTGCCGCCACGGCGTACCAGGTCGGCTATGAAAGCCCGTCCCAGTTCAGCCGCGAGTACGCCCGCATGTTTGGCAAGCCGCCCGGACGGGATATCAGTCAACTACGTCAGCACGTCCATCCACAAGCAATGAACCTGAACGAGCAGCACTTTGCAGCCAGCTAAACGGGCAGCAATTGGTCATGCCCAATTCACAGGCCATTGGCCTGCATGTTGGCATACAAGCTCGGCCCCGCTGGAAGTTCTCTGAGCTGACATCATAACGTCACACGCATATGGCAGAGTTGCCGTACTTGAAGTCCATAGAAGGAGTACGACGATGGGACTGAGTTTCTGGCAGATTGCGTTGGTGGTGGTTCTGTTCCTGCTGTTGTTCGGCCGGGGCAAGATTCCACAACTGATGACGGACCTGGCGCAGGGCATCAAGAGCTTCAAGAAGGGTGTGGAAGCAGACGAGCCGGAGCAGGCCAGGAGCGATGATCGTTTGACCGGGACAATAGACACCCGGCCTCAGCCGGCAAACACCCGACCAGTCGAAGAAAACTAGAAGAAAACCGATGGCCCTGGGGCTTGCGTCTGCGAGCCCTTTGATTGATACGGCTTTTTCCCTACCCTGCCTGCATTGCATCTATAATTTATAGCTTCGGTTCGATTCGCCAACACAGACGGCCGTCCCTGGCCGAATACTGTTAAACAGAACGTTGCAACAGCCGGATCAGCTGTTTTAAACCACGTTTGCGGCACTTGTCCGCAAACGTAGTCACAAGCTAAGCAAGACTGTTTTCCAACAGCCTATCAGGCTTCCAGAAGATGATCGCGTTGCTCATGCTGTTTGCGCGTGCGACGACGAAGCACCACCACGTTCAGCAGGCCCGCGCTCATCAGCAACAGAGAGCTGGCAACCGGTACTGAACTCATCTGGACGTCCATCATGTAATTGTAGGACGCAGCATCGCCCACTGGGCCTTTGCCGCCTACAATCAGGGTGTAGAACCCCGCATCCTGCAGGGAGATATCACTCAGCAGCGAGTCCAGTCCAAAGATACTGGTGCCCGCCACATAACTGGCAGCACCAATGTCTCCGCTATTGTTGAACAGGCCCGCGAGAAGATCAAAATTGGAGATCTCACCGTAATAGAGACTGAAACCGCCATTGAAATCATCTGTACTGCTGACCCCGACAGACAAGGTTTGCCCGGCTGTGGCATCGAAGCCCCACAGATTGAGCTGTTGTTCGCCGAACTGGTTGAGACCGAACCCGGGGTTTGCCCAGGAATCATTGCTGGTAACCGTTCCGGCGTAGCTGCCGGAGCCAAGTATTTCACCAAAGTAGTGCATCGGAAGGGCTTGTGCTCCGCTGGCAGCGGCCAGCAATACACATGCGGTAAGGAGCTTTTTCATGAATGTAATTCCTTTTGGAAAAGTGTTTTTAATGAGAGGCTGTTACAGAATGCCTTCGTTCCAGGGACCAGTGATGGCGAAGGTAATGCCGGGTGATTGCACGTTGGCAAAGAGCCAGCGATCATGGAAGGTGGCGCCGCACCATTCAGCGCCGGTGTAACTGCCCGGGCTCATGGCAGCCGCAACGCCGGGAAAGTAGCCATCGGCCAGCGCGATATC
It contains:
- the tatA gene encoding twin-arginine translocase TatA/TatE family subunit produces the protein MGLSFWQIALVVVLFLLLFGRGKIPQLMTDLAQGIKSFKKGVEADEPEQARSDDRLTGTIDTRPQPANTRPVEEN